From the Chloroflexus aurantiacus J-10-fl genome, one window contains:
- a CDS encoding HAD family hydrolase: MKRQHRFRAILFDLDGTLTDPFTGIARSVNYALQRLGHPLLSDDELRRWIGPPLHASFEQLLDDPRLADQAVAHYRQRYWETGLYENTVFPGIPELLSDLKAAGIRLFVATSKIRPPTERILAHFGLQPFFEAIAAVDPDDRDGNKAMVIGTLLPTLGADRAWTVMVGDTIFDIHGARAHRMPCIAVTYGYGEYRDLYLAAPLALASTVGTLRELLSADDPHSVRYRHSRPGTGSQHDPTA, translated from the coding sequence ATGAAGAGACAACACCGTTTTCGCGCAATCCTGTTCGATCTTGACGGCACACTGACCGATCCCTTCACCGGTATTGCCCGCAGCGTCAATTATGCCCTGCAACGGCTAGGGCATCCACTCCTCAGCGACGACGAGCTTCGGCGCTGGATTGGGCCTCCCTTGCACGCCTCGTTCGAGCAACTGCTTGACGACCCACGGTTAGCCGATCAGGCGGTGGCTCACTATCGGCAACGCTATTGGGAAACCGGCCTGTACGAGAACACCGTCTTCCCTGGCATTCCCGAACTCCTGTCTGACCTCAAAGCCGCAGGCATCCGGCTCTTCGTCGCCACCTCGAAAATTCGTCCGCCTACCGAACGGATTCTGGCCCACTTTGGGCTGCAACCCTTCTTCGAGGCAATCGCTGCCGTCGATCCCGATGACCGCGATGGCAACAAGGCAATGGTCATCGGCACCCTCTTACCAACGCTCGGTGCTGATCGCGCCTGGACGGTGATGGTGGGGGATACGATCTTCGACATCCACGGCGCACGTGCCCATCGGATGCCCTGTATTGCGGTGACCTATGGATATGGGGAGTACCGTGATCTCTACCTTGCCGCCCCGCTCGCCCTGGCTAGCACGGTGGGTACATTGCGAGAGTTATTGAGCGCGGATGATCCACATTCGGTCAGATACCGTCATTCACGGCCCGGCACGGGAAGCCAACATGATCCTACAGCGTAG
- a CDS encoding AAA family ATPase encodes MFNSMADVRDLLGRQNYIASDEISTAIFLAERLGKPLLAEGPAGVGKTELAKAWAAAQGRELIRLQCYEGLDETKALYEWEYAKQLLYTQLLREKLSDLLGDAQSLREAADRLASQEDVFFSERFLLPRPLLRAIMSDKPVVLLIDEIDRADAEFEAFLLEVLSDFQVSVPELGTLKAKHVPTVILTSNNTRELSEALKRRCLYIHIDYPDLEAELRVVQLKVPGLAPKLAREAVALVQRLRTLDLKKHPSVSETLDWARALVELNARQLDKATLDTTLNVLLKYESDLQRARRLLQQGDRPDRPDRPDRPDRPRGGYRGSDWTNN; translated from the coding sequence ATGTTCAATTCGATGGCCGATGTGCGTGACTTATTGGGGCGACAGAACTATATCGCCTCTGACGAGATCAGCACCGCGATTTTTCTTGCCGAGCGTTTGGGGAAGCCGTTGCTGGCCGAAGGCCCCGCCGGAGTAGGGAAGACCGAGCTGGCGAAGGCCTGGGCAGCAGCGCAGGGACGAGAGCTGATCCGTCTCCAGTGCTACGAAGGGCTTGATGAGACAAAAGCGCTGTACGAGTGGGAATACGCCAAGCAACTTCTCTACACCCAACTGCTGCGCGAAAAACTGTCTGATCTGCTCGGTGATGCGCAAAGCCTGCGTGAAGCGGCTGATCGGCTCGCTTCGCAAGAGGATGTCTTCTTTTCGGAACGGTTTCTGTTACCGCGCCCGCTGTTACGCGCCATTATGAGTGATAAGCCGGTCGTCTTGTTGATCGATGAGATTGATCGGGCTGATGCCGAGTTTGAGGCGTTTCTGCTCGAAGTTCTCAGCGATTTTCAGGTGTCGGTACCGGAGCTGGGCACGCTGAAGGCGAAGCATGTGCCAACCGTTATCCTCACTTCAAATAATACACGCGAATTGAGTGAAGCGCTCAAGCGTCGCTGTCTTTACATTCATATTGATTATCCTGACCTCGAAGCCGAGTTGCGGGTTGTGCAGTTGAAGGTGCCCGGTCTGGCGCCCAAGCTGGCGCGCGAGGCCGTCGCCCTCGTGCAGCGTCTGCGCACACTCGACCTCAAGAAGCACCCCAGTGTTTCCGAAACGCTTGATTGGGCGCGGGCATTGGTTGAGCTGAATGCCCGTCAACTCGATAAAGCAACGCTCGATACCACCCTGAACGTCCTGCTCAAATACGAGAGCGATTTACAGCGGGCACGTCGCTTGTTGCAGCAGGGAGATCGGCCCGACCGTCCTGATCGTCCTGACCGCCCTGATCGCCCACGCGGTGGGTATCGTGGTAGTGATTGGACAAATAACTAG
- a CDS encoding VWA domain-containing protein: MDRRITEFIAGLRAAGVRISVAESADALRAIEQAGIADRNIFRLALQTALIKERQDQTIFNELFPLYFGKDAPPAMQPAGGGQLSPSELQQLMQQLQQLLSQLPPGPLRQLFQSMVSGQPLSNQQIRSMLANASPPHMTNPRYRDWMARQAMRELQMQRLQQALRQLLAQLREQGMREEALQAIEQAARANLQALEQQIGQQVAQQMQEQAQGQGPRQSQGRPSERELLDLPLERLDESLLPEMRTLVRKLAARLRTRLALRQRRGKTGTLDAKATIRTNQRFGGVPMLIRHRKRHLKPKLVILCDRSVSTQHVMSCMLLMIYALHDQVSRTRSFAFIDRLYDMSHYFAESRPEQAITQVLAEIRPTRSYSTDLGHALAEFCRDQLHLVDRRTTVIVLGDGRNNDNDPNLPAFEQIRRRARRIVWFATEERWKWGVYDPGSLSSDIYKYAPMCDAMHEVTTLRQLANAIDRLFLHP, from the coding sequence ATGGATCGACGTATTACCGAGTTCATTGCCGGTCTCCGAGCTGCCGGCGTGCGCATTAGTGTTGCTGAGTCTGCCGATGCGTTGCGAGCGATTGAACAGGCCGGTATTGCCGACCGCAATATTTTCCGGTTGGCGTTGCAGACAGCGCTGATCAAAGAGCGGCAGGATCAGACGATCTTCAACGAACTGTTCCCGCTCTATTTTGGCAAAGACGCTCCGCCGGCAATGCAACCGGCTGGTGGTGGACAGCTTTCGCCCTCTGAACTGCAACAACTGATGCAGCAGTTACAACAACTCCTCTCCCAACTGCCTCCTGGCCCGCTCCGTCAGCTCTTCCAGAGTATGGTGAGCGGTCAGCCACTCAGTAATCAACAGATTCGCTCGATGCTGGCGAATGCCTCTCCGCCACATATGACCAATCCACGCTATCGTGACTGGATGGCGCGCCAGGCGATGCGTGAGTTGCAGATGCAGCGGTTGCAGCAGGCGCTCCGTCAGCTCCTTGCCCAGCTCCGCGAGCAAGGGATGCGGGAAGAGGCGTTGCAGGCTATCGAACAGGCCGCACGGGCTAACCTGCAAGCGCTGGAGCAGCAGATCGGTCAGCAGGTGGCGCAGCAGATGCAGGAACAGGCGCAAGGTCAGGGGCCGCGCCAGAGTCAGGGCCGTCCCAGTGAGCGAGAGTTACTCGACCTACCGCTGGAACGCCTTGATGAGAGCCTGCTCCCGGAGATGCGAACGCTGGTACGAAAACTGGCTGCCCGTCTGCGTACACGGCTGGCGCTGCGCCAGCGTCGTGGTAAGACCGGTACCCTCGATGCCAAAGCGACGATCCGCACCAATCAGCGATTTGGTGGCGTGCCGATGCTGATCCGTCATCGCAAACGGCATCTCAAACCAAAATTGGTGATCTTGTGTGATCGTAGCGTCAGCACGCAGCACGTCATGTCGTGTATGTTGCTGATGATCTATGCCCTGCACGATCAGGTCAGTCGTACCCGCTCGTTTGCATTTATTGACCGCCTGTACGACATGTCGCACTACTTTGCCGAATCACGCCCGGAGCAGGCGATTACGCAGGTATTGGCTGAGATTCGGCCGACGCGCAGCTACAGTACCGATCTCGGTCATGCACTGGCTGAATTCTGCCGTGATCAGCTTCACCTAGTTGACCGGCGAACAACGGTGATTGTCCTTGGTGATGGACGCAACAACGACAATGATCCCAACCTGCCGGCATTCGAGCAGATTCGGCGGCGGGCGCGGCGAATTGTCTGGTTTGCCACTGAAGAGCGCTGGAAGTGGGGAGTCTACGATCCCGGATCGCTGAGCAGCGACATCTACAAATACGCACCGATGTGTGATGCGATGCACGAGGTGACAACCCTGCGCCAGTTGGCGAACGCTATTGATCGCCTGTTCTTACACCCGTAG
- a CDS encoding CDP-alcohol phosphatidyltransferase family protein, with protein MRQLPNLLGLFRILATPVLAWMVLLASPTAYLGAAILLLLMALSDMADGRLARHLKVVSPLGVFIDTISDKIFVAGVLIPMIETGLIPAWIALTIIIREFVVSGLRSFAAAEGIVISARRFGKQKLVITVVALIWRLLAAHAEIGGFLGVIFGGSLVPLLNLWPVVMGLALIWTVGSGIEYLWQAWPLLRRGWTPKAS; from the coding sequence ATGCGTCAGCTTCCAAATTTGCTAGGTCTCTTCCGTATTCTTGCTACACCTGTCCTGGCCTGGATGGTACTGCTTGCCTCGCCGACCGCCTATCTGGGCGCAGCCATTCTACTGTTGCTGATGGCGTTGAGTGATATGGCCGACGGTCGCTTGGCCCGCCATCTGAAGGTTGTTTCACCTCTCGGCGTTTTTATCGACACAATTAGTGATAAGATTTTCGTTGCCGGCGTTCTCATTCCAATGATTGAAACCGGGCTGATTCCAGCCTGGATTGCACTCACCATCATTATCCGGGAGTTTGTTGTTTCCGGTCTCCGCTCATTTGCCGCTGCCGAAGGGATTGTGATCTCAGCCCGTCGCTTTGGGAAGCAGAAGCTGGTGATTACGGTCGTGGCATTGATCTGGCGGTTACTGGCTGCCCATGCCGAGATCGGTGGTTTTCTCGGTGTTATCTTCGGCGGTAGTCTTGTCCCGCTGCTGAATCTGTGGCCGGTTGTTATGGGGCTGGCATTGATCTGGACGGTCGGTTCAGGGATCGAATACCTCTGGCAGGCATGGCCGCTGTTGCGCCGGGGATGGACGCCGAAGGCATCGTGA
- a CDS encoding histidine kinase N-terminal 7TM domain-containing protein: MVAILERINELLFAAVLIVSFSLLAYIVLQNWRSDIVRSLGVLLAGVIIAYSGDLLLARAQRPATIEFLGRAQWLGIVLVPAGYIHFANALLAFGSANTIAQRWRRSVYAAYIGSLAIFLLVVLGTNLVIYTGSPSGPVARFNAGPLFWFYVLFFGLAIASALIAILIVRRSALTPAQRRRLSYLGATFAAPGIGVFPFLLIASPNVIPLTLILALQAVASLIVIVMLTVMTYSVAFQGMLIPERLIKQDFVRWWLYGPFVGITTILFIQAVPVIAQYLGLPPETLITFGVMVMTVLMPIFVTQAKPYLDALIYRQDHSEIDYLRNLPRNMFTRADLRALLENSLVAICSALHVKTGFVVAPGEDGFSVKAVWGSRRDVRRFVTDHPVMSILPQLESMPYDAAASLDSGSFVVIDDFCLFPLRSPDGIFLGAIGLEATLDQLRRNGGMSADMRRMVTGLAHQIELALTTVQMQRQIFDALRELAPEMQSLQQLSSRLEQATPLTLSNLDDDIVLHPDFPQLVKDALTQLWGGPKLAESPLLGLRSVRRILAEQGGSPTRALQAVLRQAIANLRPDEQIDPSAQEWLLYNLLEGRFLRRQTVRDVAHRLAMSESDFYRKQRIAIEEVARQIVLMEEHEYENSSGRR, translated from the coding sequence ATGGTAGCAATTCTCGAACGAATCAATGAACTTCTCTTCGCTGCGGTATTGATTGTGAGCTTTTCGCTTCTGGCGTATATTGTGTTGCAAAACTGGCGCAGCGATATTGTCAGATCATTAGGTGTGTTGCTGGCCGGGGTCATCATTGCCTACAGTGGCGATCTCTTGCTGGCTCGTGCGCAGCGTCCGGCCACGATTGAATTTCTGGGTCGTGCTCAGTGGTTAGGTATTGTGCTGGTACCGGCAGGGTATATCCATTTTGCGAATGCCTTGCTGGCCTTTGGCAGTGCAAATACGATTGCCCAACGTTGGCGTAGAAGCGTGTATGCTGCGTACATCGGTAGTCTGGCAATCTTTTTGCTGGTTGTCCTCGGCACAAATCTGGTCATCTACACCGGTTCGCCAAGTGGGCCGGTTGCGCGCTTCAATGCTGGCCCGCTCTTTTGGTTTTACGTCCTCTTTTTCGGTCTGGCCATAGCCTCGGCCCTGATCGCGATTCTGATTGTCCGTCGCTCGGCCTTGACACCTGCTCAGCGTCGACGCTTAAGTTATCTGGGAGCAACCTTTGCCGCGCCAGGGATCGGTGTCTTTCCGTTTCTGCTGATAGCTTCACCGAATGTGATACCACTCACTCTGATTCTGGCGTTACAGGCGGTTGCCAGTCTGATTGTGATCGTGATGCTTACCGTCATGACCTATTCGGTAGCGTTTCAAGGCATGCTGATCCCGGAACGATTGATTAAACAGGATTTTGTACGGTGGTGGTTATATGGCCCGTTTGTTGGTATTACTACCATCCTGTTTATTCAAGCGGTGCCGGTCATTGCGCAGTATTTGGGGTTGCCACCAGAGACGCTGATCACCTTCGGTGTGATGGTGATGACGGTGTTGATGCCGATCTTTGTGACGCAGGCGAAACCCTACCTCGATGCGTTAATCTATCGCCAGGATCATTCTGAGATCGATTATCTGCGCAATTTGCCTCGCAACATGTTCACCCGTGCCGATCTGCGGGCTTTGCTGGAGAATTCGCTGGTTGCGATCTGTAGTGCATTGCACGTCAAAACCGGTTTTGTGGTCGCACCGGGTGAAGATGGCTTTAGCGTTAAAGCGGTATGGGGATCGCGCCGTGATGTTCGGCGGTTTGTTACCGATCATCCGGTGATGTCCATCCTCCCTCAGTTGGAGTCCATGCCGTATGACGCTGCTGCAAGTCTGGATAGCGGTTCGTTTGTGGTGATCGACGACTTTTGCCTGTTTCCACTGCGAAGTCCCGATGGCATTTTTCTCGGCGCAATTGGGCTGGAAGCGACTCTCGATCAATTGCGCCGTAATGGTGGTATGTCTGCCGATATGCGTCGTATGGTGACCGGCCTGGCCCATCAGATCGAGCTGGCGCTGACGACTGTGCAGATGCAACGACAGATTTTCGATGCCTTACGAGAGCTGGCGCCGGAGATGCAATCGTTGCAGCAATTGAGTTCCCGCCTGGAACAGGCAACCCCGCTAACGTTAAGTAATCTCGATGATGATATTGTCTTGCATCCAGATTTTCCTCAGTTGGTAAAGGATGCGCTTACCCAGTTGTGGGGTGGGCCAAAGCTGGCTGAGAGTCCGCTCCTTGGTCTACGCAGCGTGCGGCGGATTCTCGCCGAACAGGGTGGAAGCCCAACGCGAGCATTACAGGCCGTACTACGGCAGGCAATCGCTAATTTACGTCCTGATGAACAAATTGATCCGTCAGCCCAGGAATGGTTGTTGTACAATTTGTTAGAAGGACGTTTCCTGCGCCGACAGACGGTTCGTGATGTTGCTCATCGGTTGGCCATGAGTGAGTCTGATTTTTACCGCAAGCAGCGCATAGCAATTGAAGAGGTTGCCCGCCAGATAGTTTTAATGGAAGAGCATGAGTACGAAAATTCTTCTGGTCGAAGATGA
- a CDS encoding response regulator, protein MSTKILLVEDEPDLQVITRMALEDAQYTVAVAGNGLEALSILDRESFDLLLIDLLMPKMDGLELCQHLRQHPVWQHIPVLLLTANPKAHLSNHDFHPAVRGWVEKPFNVFELVDYIQSILNDAKT, encoded by the coding sequence ATGAGTACGAAAATTCTTCTGGTCGAAGATGAGCCTGATTTGCAAGTCATCACCCGCATGGCGCTGGAAGACGCCCAGTATACGGTAGCAGTTGCCGGTAATGGTCTTGAAGCCCTTTCCATTCTTGATCGCGAGTCGTTTGATCTTTTGTTGATTGACCTGTTAATGCCGAAGATGGATGGTCTTGAATTATGCCAGCATTTGCGTCAACATCCCGTCTGGCAACATATCCCTGTGTTGTTGCTTACGGCTAACCCCAAGGCACATCTGTCAAATCACGATTTTCATCCGGCTGTGCGAGGATGGGTCGAAAAGCCATTTAATGTCTTTGAACTGGTCGATTACATTCAGTCTATTCTGAACGATGCGAAGACGTAG
- a CDS encoding ATP-binding protein has product MQVSERAVLLAILCRQMYRATSRDMVWQVLLDGARSVAAADMAVIYQLDPEADLLQRFVDRGTTVFPDYITVPNYLLHDLRLLRQPIRFIPDQQSTPLALALTSAIWPDRPPREVVILPLIEQGRLEAVCVCGWLSPVSDEEISALQFLVDDATYARAMLASTDRRQSDQGVISDAITNLTLLYTHTFDQLIEAALDQLVVIGEAAAGALYLYDDEAQSLRLQSVKVNALATAFAPTLRQLWQNDLGRHCQVLAESLLESSNEVVYLVADPSSSHEIAPLHRFLCEHAIDGILSLTIVAGGWQAGVVQLVPWPGNGFSERQWQWLRSLVRQIGVAIEHSRLFERLRAELDHAQAVVETTNDGIVLINARRRVVMVNRRACYFFGVAEHDLKGRPYDDLLQVFNRVFAHPARLGLWLGQLLGSETDRANEEFQVVWPQVRRLQCFSAPVVDRREQYLGRILIFRDVTREREVEQMKNEFVSMVSHELRTPLASTQGALQLLLGDSERGKSGLIRDMSSVERDLLQRALTNTNRLLRLVNDVLDIAKIERGQLQLQRHPVAPEEICRNAIDDLASFARQQQVTISLDVPPNLPLVDVDRDRIVQVLVNLLSNAIKFSPAGQQVVVSVAHEQGMVRFSVRDWGPGISRADQLKLFQKFQQLDQSKSNVRGGSGLGLAISRQLVELHGGRIWVDSDVGFGSTFSFTVPLAAVQRIASADQRPLILIGSDGHPLTDVLHARLMAKPDWEVVITPIADLQTTLPARQPAVTVLLHPVNAEEVIGRLRTLALYQLTSIIIVSDESAVKLPKDVVVFPGTISVDQLVAEIHYQTTRYKPLIMVVDDDPNVRPVLTRLIQRHGMRVLAAGDGEEALAIVQHVRPQAILLDLRMPGLDGFEVLRRLQADQATASIPVVVLTANDLAPDAPSQAFALGARGFLEKPVSAERLIATLTSVIPADEGSHE; this is encoded by the coding sequence GTGCAAGTGTCTGAGCGAGCGGTGTTACTGGCTATCTTGTGCCGGCAAATGTATCGCGCAACGTCACGCGATATGGTATGGCAGGTGCTGCTCGACGGCGCACGCAGTGTGGCAGCAGCCGACATGGCAGTCATTTATCAGTTAGACCCTGAAGCTGATCTGCTTCAACGATTTGTAGATCGTGGGACGACGGTCTTCCCGGATTACATTACGGTGCCGAACTATCTGCTACACGATTTACGCCTTTTGCGTCAACCGATCAGATTTATTCCAGATCAGCAATCGACCCCCCTGGCGCTGGCACTTACCTCTGCAATCTGGCCTGATCGACCACCGCGTGAGGTGGTGATTCTGCCGCTCATCGAGCAGGGGCGGCTGGAAGCAGTGTGTGTGTGCGGTTGGTTGTCACCGGTTTCTGATGAGGAGATCAGCGCATTGCAGTTTCTCGTCGATGATGCCACCTATGCACGGGCAATGCTGGCATCCACCGACAGGCGACAATCCGATCAAGGAGTAATCTCCGACGCGATCACCAACCTGACCCTGCTTTACACCCATACATTCGATCAATTGATTGAAGCAGCACTTGATCAGTTAGTGGTGATTGGCGAAGCCGCAGCGGGAGCGCTTTATCTGTACGATGATGAGGCGCAATCGTTGCGCTTGCAAAGCGTCAAAGTCAATGCTCTTGCTACGGCCTTTGCGCCTACGTTGCGTCAGTTGTGGCAAAACGATCTGGGGCGGCATTGCCAGGTGCTGGCCGAATCGCTGCTTGAGTCGAGTAACGAAGTCGTCTATCTGGTTGCCGATCCATCATCGTCACACGAGATTGCCCCTCTACACAGATTTCTTTGTGAGCATGCGATTGATGGCATTCTGTCGTTGACCATTGTCGCCGGAGGCTGGCAGGCCGGTGTTGTACAGTTGGTGCCGTGGCCAGGAAATGGTTTCAGTGAACGGCAATGGCAATGGTTGCGGTCACTGGTCAGACAGATCGGCGTGGCTATCGAGCATTCGCGCCTGTTTGAGCGTCTACGGGCTGAGCTGGATCACGCGCAGGCAGTGGTTGAAACAACGAATGATGGCATTGTGTTGATCAATGCCCGGCGCCGGGTGGTGATGGTTAATCGCCGTGCCTGCTATTTCTTCGGTGTTGCCGAGCACGATCTGAAAGGCCGGCCATATGACGATCTGTTGCAGGTCTTCAACCGGGTCTTCGCCCATCCTGCCCGCCTGGGATTGTGGCTCGGGCAACTGCTAGGTTCAGAAACCGACCGGGCAAATGAAGAGTTTCAGGTGGTCTGGCCACAGGTACGACGTTTGCAATGTTTCTCGGCTCCGGTTGTTGATCGCCGTGAACAGTACCTCGGACGTATCCTGATCTTTCGTGATGTGACTCGCGAGCGCGAAGTGGAGCAGATGAAAAATGAGTTTGTTTCCATGGTCTCCCACGAACTACGTACACCGCTCGCCAGTACTCAGGGTGCGCTCCAGTTGTTGTTGGGTGATAGTGAACGAGGTAAGTCCGGTCTGATTCGTGATATGTCGAGTGTCGAGCGTGACTTGCTACAACGGGCACTGACCAATACAAACCGCCTGTTGCGACTGGTGAATGATGTTCTGGATATTGCCAAAATTGAACGGGGGCAATTACAATTACAGCGCCATCCCGTCGCTCCCGAAGAGATCTGTCGGAACGCAATTGATGACCTGGCCAGTTTTGCCCGTCAGCAGCAGGTGACCATTTCACTCGACGTGCCGCCAAATCTTCCGTTGGTGGATGTTGATCGTGACCGGATCGTGCAGGTATTGGTGAACCTGCTCTCAAATGCGATCAAATTTTCACCGGCAGGGCAACAGGTTGTTGTGAGTGTTGCCCACGAGCAGGGGATGGTGCGTTTCAGTGTGCGTGACTGGGGGCCGGGTATTTCTCGAGCTGATCAACTTAAACTGTTTCAGAAGTTCCAGCAGCTTGATCAGTCGAAGAGTAACGTCAGGGGTGGCTCTGGTCTTGGTTTGGCTATCTCCAGGCAACTGGTTGAGCTGCACGGTGGTCGCATCTGGGTGGATAGCGATGTTGGTTTTGGCAGTACGTTCAGCTTTACGGTACCGCTGGCAGCGGTGCAGCGGATTGCGAGTGCCGATCAGCGTCCGCTCATCCTGATCGGTTCTGATGGTCATCCGTTAACAGATGTGCTGCACGCCCGGCTCATGGCAAAACCAGATTGGGAAGTTGTCATTACGCCTATCGCCGATCTGCAAACGACGTTGCCGGCACGTCAGCCGGCAGTGACCGTTCTGCTGCATCCTGTCAATGCCGAGGAGGTGATTGGACGACTACGCACTCTTGCACTCTACCAGTTGACCTCAATAATTATTGTTAGTGACGAGTCAGCGGTTAAACTGCCGAAAGACGTGGTTGTCTTTCCAGGAACGATTTCTGTAGATCAGCTTGTAGCAGAAATACATTATCAAACAACCAGGTATAAACCACTCATCATGGTTGTGGACGATGATCCGAATGTGCGTCCGGTATTAACGCGCCTTATCCAGCGCCATGGGATGCGTGTGCTGGCTGCGGGTGATGGTGAAGAGGCATTGGCCATCGTCCAACACGTTCGCCCACAAGCTATTCTGTTAGATTTGCGCATGCCCGGCCTGGATGGGTTTGAAGTGCTGCGCCGGTTGCAGGCCGATCAGGCGACAGCCTCGATTCCAGTAGTGGTGTTGACGGCAAACGATCTGGCGCCTGATGCACCTTCCCAGGCATTTGCGCTTGGTGCACGTGGTTTTCTCGAGAAGCCGGTCTCGGCTGAACGACTGATTGCCACGTTGACCTCCGTCATTCCAGCAGATGAGGGCAGTCATGAGTAA
- a CDS encoding GGDEF domain-containing response regulator produces MSKFSPEVERFIHQYVSPLTSLQSAVDLLAHHYGQSTDQRLNNLVASLQRSTVRLRQFAQLLTEHLQQEGDDIVVRVPRAWYWQDQHAAPSAGAPPSVSLGSGSAVLVGGAALDDLADLLHNAGWQVERVSSCAAGLDIARYRRPRLLVIAGTTADIEPALCAQIVHTDPETRGVVVAMATRDRSVRPVTGIPYIDLQQPLLEQLHRLLSMHHQAGQSVPRILLVDDELDIRVILSQQLTDAGFVVVTAPDATTALRLMHEQFFDLVILDRLLPDSDGLNVLRTIRSSGTTRLIPVMLLSAVSSLDEKVRSLQLGADDYVVKPCSAAELAARIRSILRRSERESSLNPISRLPGNTTIEQVIHERLVKQEPFAVGYIDLDNFKGYNDHYGFFKGDAVILHAARLLSEVVHWQGTPDDFLGHLGGDDFVLVSTLERAQQIAQAMIERFDATIPYFYAPEDRQRGYIVGHDRQGRPCRYPLLSVSIAIVPVTPSRYQQPYEIAMRAAIVKRQSKSVTGSCVIVDNEERG; encoded by the coding sequence ATGAGTAAATTTTCTCCGGAGGTTGAACGGTTTATTCATCAGTATGTGTCACCTCTTACGTCGTTGCAGAGTGCTGTTGATCTCCTCGCACACCACTATGGACAGAGTACTGATCAGCGCCTCAACAATCTGGTCGCTTCATTACAGCGCTCAACCGTGCGTTTGCGCCAGTTTGCTCAGTTGCTGACAGAACATCTTCAACAAGAGGGCGACGACATCGTTGTCCGTGTCCCACGGGCCTGGTATTGGCAGGATCAGCACGCTGCACCATCTGCAGGCGCTCCACCGTCTGTATCGCTAGGGTCGGGTTCAGCAGTGCTGGTTGGCGGAGCAGCCCTCGATGATCTGGCTGATCTGCTCCACAATGCCGGCTGGCAGGTTGAACGGGTGTCATCATGCGCTGCCGGCCTGGATATCGCCCGTTACCGCCGTCCACGTTTGCTGGTCATTGCCGGCACCACTGCCGACATCGAGCCGGCCTTATGTGCGCAAATTGTGCATACCGATCCAGAGACACGCGGTGTGGTTGTGGCAATGGCCACCCGTGATCGGTCAGTCCGTCCTGTAACAGGCATTCCCTATATCGACCTGCAACAACCGCTGCTCGAGCAGCTCCATCGCCTGCTGTCAATGCATCACCAGGCCGGGCAGAGCGTACCGCGGATTTTGCTGGTTGATGATGAACTGGATATTCGGGTTATCCTTAGCCAGCAATTAACGGATGCCGGTTTTGTGGTGGTCACGGCCCCTGATGCGACAACGGCATTACGGCTGATGCATGAACAATTCTTCGACCTGGTCATCCTGGATCGACTACTGCCCGATAGTGATGGCTTAAACGTGCTACGGACAATTCGCTCGTCCGGTACGACACGCCTGATCCCGGTGATGCTGCTTTCAGCGGTGAGTTCGTTGGATGAGAAGGTACGCAGTCTGCAATTAGGTGCCGATGATTACGTGGTGAAACCATGTAGTGCGGCAGAACTGGCAGCACGTATTCGTTCGATCTTGCGCCGGAGCGAACGTGAGAGCAGTCTGAATCCAATTTCACGCTTACCCGGCAATACGACGATTGAACAGGTTATTCATGAGCGATTGGTCAAACAGGAACCTTTTGCGGTTGGCTATATCGATCTCGACAATTTTAAAGGGTATAATGATCATTACGGCTTCTTCAAAGGTGATGCAGTCATCTTACACGCTGCCCGTTTGTTGTCTGAGGTTGTCCACTGGCAGGGAACGCCTGACGATTTTCTGGGTCATTTAGGTGGTGATGATTTTGTGCTGGTTTCAACCCTCGAACGGGCGCAGCAGATCGCACAGGCAATGATCGAACGATTCGATGCTACTATTCCGTACTTCTATGCACCTGAGGATCGTCAGCGTGGTTATATTGTTGGACACGACCGTCAGGGACGACCGTGCCGATATCCACTGTTGAGTGTCTCGATTGCAATTGTACCGGTGACGCCGTCGCGCTATCAGCAGCCATACGAGATTGCAATGCGCGCAGCTATTGTGAAGCGACAGTCGAAATCGGTCACTGGGAGTTGTGTGATTGTCGATAATGAAGAAAGAGGATAG